A region from the Hypericibacter adhaerens genome encodes:
- the wecB gene encoding non-hydrolyzing UDP-N-acetylglucosamine 2-epimerase: MKIVTILGTRPEIIRLSLIIPRLDRLCDHRLVHTGQNFDPRLSDIFFSELGVRSPDHRLGIESSSFGRQAGLILERVETLLAQERPDRLLVLGDTNSALSAIVAKRMGIPVFHMEAGNRCHDDRVPEEVNRRLIDQVSDVLMPYTERSRRNLAREGVPEERIYVTGNPIFEVLQHFEPAIAASTALDRMDLSPGKFLLATLHRAENTDEPVRLARLMEGLERIAATTGFPVILSAHPRLRSRLEGGGIAPGAGIRPCEPFGFFDFVALEKAAHCVLTDSGTVQEECAILGLRNVTLRDTTERPETLESGSNILAGSEPGDMLRAVQAALDGPVDGSAPAEYRRPNVSQTVTRIVTGYLRPSWGRA, encoded by the coding sequence GTGAAGATCGTCACGATTCTCGGCACCCGGCCGGAGATCATCCGGCTGTCGCTGATCATCCCGCGCCTGGACCGGCTCTGCGATCATCGCCTGGTGCATACCGGACAGAATTTCGATCCGCGGCTGTCCGACATCTTCTTCTCGGAGCTGGGGGTGCGGTCGCCCGATCATCGTCTCGGCATCGAGAGCAGCTCCTTCGGCCGCCAGGCCGGCCTGATCCTCGAACGGGTCGAGACATTGCTGGCGCAGGAACGGCCGGACCGGCTTCTCGTGCTGGGCGACACCAACTCCGCGCTGTCGGCCATCGTCGCCAAGCGGATGGGCATCCCGGTGTTTCATATGGAGGCCGGCAACCGCTGCCATGACGACCGGGTGCCCGAGGAGGTCAATCGGCGCCTCATCGACCAGGTGAGCGACGTCCTCATGCCCTATACCGAGCGCAGCCGGCGCAATCTGGCGCGCGAGGGGGTGCCGGAGGAGCGCATCTACGTGACCGGCAATCCGATCTTCGAGGTGCTGCAGCATTTCGAGCCCGCCATCGCCGCCTCGACCGCGCTCGACAGGATGGATCTCTCGCCGGGGAAATTCCTGCTCGCCACGCTGCATCGCGCCGAGAATACCGACGAGCCCGTGCGGTTGGCGCGGCTCATGGAGGGTCTCGAGCGGATCGCCGCGACGACGGGCTTTCCGGTCATCCTCAGCGCCCATCCCCGGCTTCGCTCCCGGCTGGAAGGCGGAGGAATCGCCCCCGGCGCCGGCATCCGGCCCTGCGAGCCGTTCGGATTCTTCGATTTCGTGGCCCTCGAGAAAGCCGCGCACTGTGTCCTGACCGACAGCGGCACGGTGCAGGAGGAATGTGCGATCCTCGGTCTTCGCAATGTGACGCTGCGCGATACGACGGAGCGTCCGGAGACGCTGGAATCCGGCTCCAACATTCTGGCGGGATCCGAACCCGGAGACATGCTGCGGGCGGTGCAGGCGGCGCTCGACGGCCCGGTCGACGGGTCCGCGCCCGCCGAGTATCGAAGGCCCAATGTCAGCCAGACCGTGACCCGGATCGTGACGGGATATCTTCGTCCATCCTGGGGGCGGGCCTGA
- a CDS encoding polysaccharide biosynthesis protein: MPAPPSQDLRLGERRNQAVRESAGIVSGRDEIENACICIRGRELDGDQRRRPCLPGRMEPWPGDAPTQDGGEQAGPIQRQRLPRWQGRGLETGIPAEGLDADLDGLGLDIDEEDWAVDQRLGAMIEGGEHHQCSALFPFASIDDDPWRRVSRFHDRIGGCSALSGVERGGRNPGCQRAGSFARSGGRLRSADTSLTPVRCWANVSEDAWPHNRNRDRAAHGCSPQIGEASDRMTIFQDKRVLITGGTGSLGKVLLRRLLAGELGLPKRVVVFSRDEAKQHALRVHYRRLRSPTDEVIYRNFADRLQFRIGDIRDLHALAAAMAEIDIVVNAAALKQVPTCEYFPEEAVRTNVGGAENIVRAIRDLHLPIETVVGVSTDKAVKPVNVMGMTKAIQERVLMRAGLDVPKTRFVMVRYGNVLASRGSVVPLFVEQIRTGGPVTVTDPVTTRFLLTLDDAVDTIAAALREGRSGEIYVPRVPAARILDLAKVMIGDRPIEIQITGMRPGEKIHEILISEEERLRTVRRGDYFVIAPILPELRRDSREAPAVSGEYSSADSLMPAAEIRALLERRSLMPAEAASSEEEILA; encoded by the coding sequence ATGCCCGCGCCTCCGTCACAGGATCTTCGCCTGGGCGAGCGCCGCAACCAGGCGGTCCGCGAATCGGCAGGGATCGTGAGCGGCCGGGACGAGATCGAGAACGCCTGCATCTGCATACGAGGACGGGAACTGGACGGCGATCAGCGTCGTCGCCCCTGCCTGCCGGGCCGCATGGAGCCGTGGCCCGGCGACGCCCCGACGCAGGATGGCGGCGAACAGGCAGGTCCGATCCAGCGACAGCGGCTGCCGCGGTGGCAAGGTCGTGGCTTGGAGACCGGTATCCCAGCAGAGGGCCTCGACGCCGATCTGGACGGCCTCGGACTCGACATCGACGAAGAGGATTGGGCGGTCGACCAGCGCCTCGGCGCAATGATAGAGGGCGGAGAGCACCATCAGTGCTCGGCCCTCTTCCCCTTCGCGTCCATCGACGACGATCCTTGGCGGCGGGTGTCTCGATTCCATGACAGGATCGGAGGGTGTTCTGCGTTGTCCGGTGTCGAGAGGGGCGGCCGCAACCCTGGATGTCAGCGGGCCGGAAGTTTCGCAAGGTCCGGGGGGCGCTTACGGTCCGCCGATACCTCGTTAACACCGGTCCGATGCTGGGCTAATGTGTCCGAAGATGCTTGGCCGCACAACCGCAATCGAGACCGAGCCGCGCATGGTTGCAGTCCGCAGATCGGAGAGGCTTCCGATCGCATGACCATCTTCCAGGACAAACGGGTGCTCATCACCGGCGGGACGGGGTCGCTCGGCAAAGTGCTGCTGCGGCGTCTCCTGGCCGGCGAATTGGGGCTGCCGAAACGCGTCGTGGTGTTCTCGCGCGACGAAGCCAAGCAGCATGCCCTGCGCGTCCATTACCGTCGTTTGCGTTCGCCGACGGACGAGGTCATCTACCGGAACTTTGCCGATCGCTTGCAGTTCCGGATCGGCGATATCAGGGACCTGCATGCGCTGGCCGCGGCGATGGCGGAAATCGACATCGTCGTCAATGCGGCGGCCCTGAAGCAGGTTCCGACCTGCGAGTATTTTCCCGAGGAGGCCGTCCGCACCAATGTCGGTGGGGCGGAGAACATCGTCCGGGCCATCCGGGACCTTCACCTTCCTATCGAGACGGTCGTCGGCGTCTCGACCGACAAGGCGGTCAAGCCGGTGAACGTGATGGGCATGACCAAGGCCATCCAGGAGCGCGTCCTGATGCGCGCCGGCTTGGATGTTCCCAAGACCCGTTTCGTCATGGTCAGGTACGGCAATGTCCTGGCGTCGCGCGGATCGGTCGTCCCTCTCTTTGTCGAGCAGATCCGCACGGGCGGCCCGGTGACGGTGACCGATCCCGTCACGACGCGGTTCCTGCTCACCCTGGACGATGCCGTCGATACGATCGCGGCCGCCCTGCGCGAGGGACGCTCGGGCGAGATCTATGTGCCCCGGGTCCCGGCCGCCCGCATTCTCGATCTGGCCAAGGTCATGATCGGCGACCGGCCGATCGAGATTCAGATCACCGGCATGCGACCGGGTGAAAAGATCCACGAGATCCTGATCTCGGAGGAAGAGCGTTTGCGGACGGTGCGGCGGGGAGACTATTTCGTCATCGCGCCCATTCTGCCGGAGCTGCGCCGCGATTCCCGCGAGGCGCCCGCGGTCTCCGGCGAATACAGCTCGGCGGACAGCCTCATGCCGGCGGCCGAGATCCGCGCCCTGCTGGAGCGGCGATCGCTGATGCCGGCGGAAGCGGCGTCATCGGAAGAGGAGATTCTGGCGTGA
- a CDS encoding NAD-dependent epimerase/dehydratase family protein gives MSGNGIAAGASALAGKRVLVTGASGFLGRALFPRLHAQGARLRGFMRTAPLSFESEAETEIRLGDIADAAAVREAVRGVAAVVHLAALASVPDSLRDPAPFFRTNVAGTFNLLDACRNSGVERLVYVSSSQVYGPPRGGAIAEDHPLEPATPYAGSKAAAEMLVRCHQRAYGLATVILRPFNIYGPGQSRAALIPTIVTQALEGGDLRLGRVDITRDLTFVADVADAIVRALASPAAVGGTFNIGSGRGVTVGALAQTILDQIGSRAAILSDAGRIRGHESAGEAVIANADLAAVRLDWRASTTLEEGLRRTVAAYRNDHR, from the coding sequence GTGAGCGGGAACGGGATCGCCGCCGGGGCATCGGCTCTCGCGGGCAAGCGCGTCCTTGTCACGGGTGCCAGCGGGTTTCTCGGCCGGGCGCTGTTTCCCCGCCTGCATGCGCAGGGCGCCCGCTTGCGCGGCTTCATGCGCACGGCCCCGCTCTCGTTCGAGAGCGAGGCGGAGACCGAGATCCGTCTCGGTGACATCGCCGATGCCGCCGCGGTCCGTGAAGCCGTGCGAGGCGTCGCCGCCGTCGTTCATCTGGCGGCCTTGGCGTCCGTTCCCGATTCGCTTCGCGATCCCGCGCCGTTCTTCCGGACCAACGTGGCGGGGACATTCAATCTGCTGGACGCGTGCCGGAACAGCGGCGTGGAGCGGCTGGTCTATGTCAGCTCCTCGCAGGTCTATGGACCGCCGCGCGGCGGGGCGATTGCCGAGGATCACCCCCTCGAGCCGGCGACACCCTACGCAGGCTCGAAGGCGGCGGCCGAGATGCTGGTGCGCTGCCATCAGCGCGCCTATGGCCTGGCGACCGTGATTCTGCGCCCCTTCAACATCTATGGCCCCGGCCAGTCGCGCGCGGCCCTGATCCCCACGATCGTGACGCAGGCGCTGGAAGGCGGCGATCTTCGTCTCGGCCGGGTCGACATCACGCGCGATCTGACCTTCGTGGCGGACGTCGCCGACGCCATCGTCCGCGCCTTGGCATCGCCTGCGGCCGTCGGCGGCACGTTCAATATCGGCTCCGGCCGCGGCGTCACGGTGGGCGCTCTGGCCCAGACGATCCTGGATCAGATCGGCTCGCGGGCCGCGATTCTGAGCGATGCCGGACGAATCCGCGGCCATGAATCCGCGGGCGAAGCGGTGATCGCCAACGCCGACCTGGCGGCTGTTCGTCTCGACTGGCGTGCCAGCACGACGCTGGAGGAGGGGTTGCGCCGGACCGTTGCCGCCTACCGGAACGACCATCGATAG
- a CDS encoding dTDP-4-dehydrorhamnose reductase family protein — translation MRVLVLGGMGMLGHAVASRLAAEHEVSATIRSALSTWPSRLTVAAVLPDTDLTGPGTLETVFARTRPELVVNCAGLVKQRLQPDSDATAILVNAVLPHRLAVLCRHAGVRLIHISTDCVFSGAAGGNRGADGYRERDFPDATDLYGRSKLLGEIDGPGCITLRLSLIGRELQGRRGLVEWFLANARSPLTGFTEARFTGLSTVTAAGMIADLARDHPRLEGLWHVAAEPLSKYELLCRLRDAYGLDTRIDPAAEPYCDRRLDGGRFRQATGWVAPSWSRMIEEIVAQGGR, via the coding sequence ATGCGCGTTCTGGTCCTCGGCGGAATGGGGATGCTGGGCCACGCGGTGGCGTCGCGGCTGGCGGCGGAGCACGAGGTTTCGGCGACGATCAGGAGCGCCTTGTCGACCTGGCCGTCCCGGCTGACGGTCGCCGCGGTTCTGCCCGATACCGATTTGACCGGCCCCGGCACGCTCGAAACCGTCTTTGCGCGCACCCGGCCCGAGCTGGTCGTCAATTGCGCAGGTCTCGTCAAGCAGCGCCTGCAGCCGGATTCCGATGCGACGGCGATCCTGGTCAATGCCGTATTGCCGCATCGCCTGGCGGTTCTCTGCCGTCATGCCGGCGTTCGCCTCATTCACATCAGCACCGACTGCGTCTTTTCGGGAGCGGCCGGCGGCAATCGCGGCGCCGACGGCTATCGCGAGAGGGACTTTCCCGATGCCACGGATCTCTATGGCCGGTCGAAGCTTCTGGGCGAGATCGACGGGCCGGGCTGCATCACGCTTCGCTTGTCGCTGATCGGACGCGAGCTGCAGGGGCGACGCGGCCTGGTGGAATGGTTTCTCGCCAATGCCCGGTCGCCGCTCACCGGCTTCACCGAAGCGCGATTCACGGGGCTCAGCACCGTCACCGCGGCCGGGATGATCGCAGACCTGGCCCGCGATCATCCCCGCCTCGAGGGGTTGTGGCATGTCGCGGCGGAACCGCTCTCCAAGTATGAGCTGCTTTGCCGCCTGCGCGACGCCTATGGGCTGGACACCCGAATCGATCCCGCGGCCGAGCCCTATTGCGACCGGCGTCTCGACGGCGGCCGCTTTCGCCAGGCGACCGGCTGGGTCGCGCCGTCCTGGAGCCGCATGATCGAGGAGATCGTGGCGCAGGGCGGGCGCTGA
- a CDS encoding NAD(P)/FAD-dependent oxidoreductase, whose translation MSETIDCVVVGAGVIGLAIAARLARAGQEVILLESAEAIGTGISSRNSEVIHAGLYYKPGSLKARLCVTGKDRLYAFCAAHGVAHQRIGKLIVATGPSEIAELEAIARKAEANGVHDLEWMEPDAVRRLEPEIACVAALHSPSTGIVDAHGLMLALQGEAEAAGAMIALHAPAEAGTIEDRGFRLQVGGAQPMELRCRRLVNAAGLGAQSLARALGGLDPALVPPLHYCKGNYFSLAGKTPFRHLVYPAPDDAWLGVHLTLDLAGRARFGPDVEWIERPDYTVDPNRAGAFYESVRRYWPRLPDDALLPAYCGVRPKLVPAGIPSPDWMIQGRSVHGVPGLVNLFGIESPGLTSSLAIAEEATRLLD comes from the coding sequence ATGAGCGAAACGATCGATTGCGTGGTGGTGGGAGCGGGCGTGATCGGCCTGGCGATCGCGGCGCGGCTCGCCCGTGCCGGCCAGGAGGTCATCCTGCTCGAATCGGCCGAGGCGATCGGCACCGGCATCAGCTCGCGCAACAGCGAGGTGATCCATGCGGGACTCTATTACAAGCCCGGCAGCCTGAAGGCCCGCCTCTGCGTTACAGGGAAGGACCGGCTCTACGCGTTCTGCGCGGCTCATGGCGTCGCGCACCAGCGTATCGGCAAGCTGATCGTCGCGACGGGACCCTCCGAGATCGCCGAGCTCGAGGCCATCGCCCGCAAGGCCGAGGCCAACGGCGTTCACGATCTCGAATGGATGGAGCCGGACGCGGTGCGGCGGCTCGAACCCGAGATCGCCTGTGTCGCGGCCCTCCACTCGCCCTCGACCGGGATCGTCGACGCCCATGGGCTGATGCTGGCGCTCCAGGGCGAAGCCGAGGCGGCCGGTGCCATGATCGCCCTGCACGCGCCGGCGGAGGCCGGCACCATCGAGGATCGAGGCTTCCGGCTCCAGGTCGGCGGCGCGCAGCCGATGGAACTGCGCTGCCGGCGTCTGGTCAATGCGGCGGGACTGGGCGCGCAATCCCTGGCGCGGGCGCTCGGCGGGCTCGATCCCGCGCTGGTGCCGCCGCTCCATTACTGCAAAGGAAACTATTTCAGCCTGGCCGGCAAGACGCCGTTCCGCCATCTCGTCTATCCGGCGCCGGACGATGCCTGGCTCGGCGTTCATCTGACGCTCGATCTGGCCGGCCGCGCCCGCTTCGGCCCGGATGTGGAATGGATCGAGCGGCCCGACTACACGGTCGATCCGAACCGCGCCGGCGCCTTCTACGAGTCCGTCCGCCGCTACTGGCCCCGCCTGCCGGACGACGCGCTCCTGCCCGCCTATTGCGGCGTGCGGCCGAAGCTGGTGCCGGCCGGCATCCCGTCACCCGATTGGATGATCCAGGGCCGGTCCGTGCATGGCGTGCCGGGCCTGGTCAATCTCTTCGGCATCGAATCGCCGGGCCTGACCTCATCGCTCGCGATCGCGGAGGAAGCGACGCGGTTGCTGGACTGA
- a CDS encoding GDP-mannose 4,6-dehydratase, producing the protein MRGKRAFVTGGGGFIGSHLVERLVTEGAEVTALLHYNAERSIANLRHLPAPLAREPRLVFGDIGDAEFLAKAIEGSDLVFHLAALIAIPYSYRAPRSYLTTNAGGTLNLLEAARRGSVGRLIHVSTSEVYGSALTVPIDESHPLQAQSPYAASKIAADKFVEAYHRAFGVPVVTVRPFNTYGPRQSTRAFIPTVITQALAGPTVKLGATAPVRDLTFVTDTVAGFLAAAGAEGIEGRTFNLGTGAGHGIGDVARTILTLMSSGAEIVLDAERLRPDRSEVDRLISDNRAICDATGWRPAISLEEGLRQTIAFFRNQPASPAPDSYAV; encoded by the coding sequence ATGAGGGGTAAGCGGGCATTCGTCACGGGCGGCGGCGGCTTCATCGGCAGCCATCTGGTGGAACGGCTGGTGACCGAGGGCGCCGAGGTCACGGCCCTGCTCCACTACAACGCGGAACGCAGCATCGCGAATCTCCGGCATTTGCCGGCACCGCTGGCGCGGGAGCCGCGGCTGGTCTTCGGCGATATCGGCGATGCCGAGTTCCTCGCCAAGGCAATCGAGGGCAGCGACCTGGTGTTCCATCTCGCGGCGCTGATCGCCATTCCCTATTCCTATCGGGCGCCCCGCTCCTATCTCACGACCAATGCCGGCGGCACCCTCAACCTGCTCGAAGCCGCCCGTCGCGGTTCGGTCGGCCGCCTGATCCATGTCAGCACCTCTGAAGTCTATGGCAGCGCGCTCACGGTGCCGATCGACGAATCCCACCCGCTGCAGGCCCAGTCGCCCTACGCCGCCTCGAAGATCGCCGCCGACAAGTTCGTCGAGGCTTACCACCGTGCTTTCGGCGTCCCCGTGGTGACGGTACGTCCCTTCAACACCTATGGGCCGCGGCAATCCACCCGCGCCTTCATTCCGACCGTCATCACCCAGGCGCTGGCCGGCCCGACCGTCAAGCTCGGCGCGACCGCGCCGGTGCGCGACCTGACCTTCGTGACCGATACCGTCGCCGGCTTTCTCGCCGCCGCCGGGGCCGAAGGCATCGAGGGGCGGACCTTCAATCTGGGAACGGGCGCCGGCCACGGCATCGGCGACGTCGCCAGGACGATCCTGACGCTCATGTCCAGCGGCGCGGAGATCGTTCTCGACGCCGAGCGGCTCCGGCCGGACCGGAGCGAGGTCGATCGGCTGATTTCCGACAACCGCGCCATCTGCGATGCGACCGGATGGCGGCCAGCGATATCCCTGGAGGAAGGGCTGCGTCAAACCATCGCCTTCTTCCGCAACCAGCCGGCTTCGCCGGCACCGGACTCCTATGCCGTCTGA
- a CDS encoding glycosyltransferase, producing the protein MRVLILDFDFFSAVGGGQTFYRRVVSRHRRMDFHYPSRGPDLKAAMRRHLPANAVPFGFDSFTDVWDVISRLALEWLDVDHLALLCRIALAWQGSSFDIVEIPSFFPAAHLIRPVFAAYGIAVGRVSIGLLGWLSTSTRNAYQSEGIGKHAAIYADAERRSMAAADIRYTISDLHAGLNAERELPIATVDMHDALEDFPLPAADPPGEGPPDLWYVGRLDRNKGPDLFVEIAARLPRSLYGRCRLAGPDNLWVDGERWSHRIEALAAERNIEAHYVGQLPDEEVRKQVYGGRSLLVVPSRTDAFNYVAIEALANGCPVLLSKHAGVAGFLAARHPSIAPPIIDPEDIDGSAMALRRLLETYPQSALTLRENLRRAPLPRPRQDFMAAIWSGAPVRSRQSDGDLSGLHSRILAQQPLAIPAARNWRTRGGEASAPVLSCILWMTRPDAEAARTLVSLSGASLPGVEVLVVDDGSSPGRPVRRAIRAILPEARILRQSAQGRVAAWNRGLAASQAPHVCFLEPGDGFDRWLLESMMATLRRGEPDAVAIWAAMRLLHIDGRPYGASENRAASAAEGEQVPDARSIAILSRPALDRTGAFDTTLDRLSWQDLWLRLARTGRVLRHRDGWAWRWMESPSDGAAASSEERARLEAKRQTLERWSAVAAFSGIASRTETSS; encoded by the coding sequence ATGCGGGTTCTGATCCTCGATTTCGATTTCTTCAGCGCGGTTGGCGGCGGGCAGACCTTCTATCGGCGCGTCGTATCGCGCCATCGTCGGATGGATTTCCATTACCCGTCCCGCGGTCCGGATCTCAAAGCCGCGATGCGGCGGCACCTTCCCGCCAATGCCGTGCCGTTCGGCTTCGATTCGTTCACGGATGTGTGGGACGTCATTTCCAGGCTCGCGCTCGAATGGCTGGACGTCGATCACCTGGCGCTCCTGTGCCGGATCGCGCTGGCCTGGCAAGGATCGAGCTTCGACATCGTCGAAATTCCGTCATTCTTTCCCGCGGCACATTTGATAAGGCCGGTCTTCGCGGCCTACGGCATCGCCGTCGGCCGGGTCAGCATCGGGCTGTTGGGCTGGCTCAGCACCAGCACGCGCAATGCCTATCAAAGCGAGGGCATCGGCAAGCATGCGGCGATCTATGCCGATGCCGAGCGGCGCAGCATGGCCGCTGCCGATATCCGCTATACGATCTCGGATCTGCATGCCGGGCTGAACGCGGAACGGGAGCTGCCGATCGCGACCGTCGACATGCATGACGCGCTGGAGGATTTTCCGCTGCCTGCCGCCGACCCTCCGGGCGAAGGGCCGCCCGATTTGTGGTATGTCGGCCGCCTCGACCGCAACAAGGGGCCCGATCTTTTCGTCGAGATCGCCGCCCGCCTGCCGCGCAGCCTCTACGGGCGTTGCCGCCTGGCGGGTCCCGACAACCTGTGGGTCGACGGAGAGCGCTGGTCCCACCGGATCGAGGCGCTGGCGGCAGAACGGAATATCGAGGCCCATTATGTGGGCCAGCTGCCGGACGAGGAGGTGCGAAAACAGGTCTATGGGGGCCGCTCGCTCCTGGTCGTTCCCTCGCGCACCGACGCCTTCAACTATGTCGCCATCGAGGCGCTCGCCAACGGCTGTCCCGTCCTCCTCTCGAAACATGCCGGCGTTGCCGGCTTCCTCGCGGCGCGGCACCCGTCGATCGCTCCGCCGATCATCGATCCGGAGGACATCGACGGGTCGGCGATGGCGCTGCGCCGGCTCCTGGAGACATATCCCCAGTCGGCCCTGACCCTGCGCGAGAACCTGCGCCGCGCTCCCTTGCCCCGGCCGCGTCAGGATTTCATGGCGGCGATATGGTCCGGCGCTCCCGTCCGGTCGCGGCAAAGCGACGGCGATCTGTCCGGTCTGCATTCCAGGATTCTCGCTCAGCAGCCCCTTGCGATTCCCGCAGCACGGAACTGGCGGACCCGCGGCGGCGAGGCATCGGCACCCGTTCTGTCCTGCATCCTTTGGATGACCCGGCCCGACGCGGAAGCCGCCCGAACGCTCGTATCCTTGTCGGGTGCGAGCCTTCCCGGCGTGGAAGTCCTGGTCGTCGACGATGGCAGCAGCCCGGGCCGCCCCGTGCGCCGGGCCATCCGCGCGATACTCCCCGAGGCTCGCATTCTGCGTCAGAGCGCCCAGGGCCGCGTCGCCGCCTGGAATCGAGGGCTGGCCGCAAGCCAAGCGCCTCATGTCTGCTTCCTGGAGCCCGGCGATGGATTCGACCGATGGCTCCTGGAATCGATGATGGCGACGCTTCGGCGCGGCGAGCCCGATGCGGTGGCGATCTGGGCCGCGATGCGTCTGCTCCATATCGACGGTCGGCCCTATGGCGCGAGCGAGAACAGGGCGGCGAGCGCGGCCGAGGGCGAACAGGTTCCGGATGCGAGAAGCATCGCCATTCTGTCGCGCCCTGCGCTCGACCGGACCGGGGCCTTCGATACCACCCTCGACCGGCTGTCCTGGCAGGATTTGTGGCTGCGCCTCGCCCGCACGGGACGCGTTCTGCGGCACCGCGACGGCTGGGCCTGGCGATGGATGGAGTCGCCGTCGGACGGCGCCGCGGCGTCAAGCGAGGAGCGGGCGAGGCTGGAAGCGAAGCGGCAGACCCTGGAGCGGTGGAGCGCCGTCGCCGCGTTCTCCGGCATCGCGTCGCGGACGGAGACCTCGTCGTGA
- a CDS encoding glycosyltransferase: MAGVTSPVVLVVALPDSVHAQRWMKMMRRHGFRLLLLPIYAAAVDDPDDCWRIVGDREAGETLLPGQIGIIDLAALRARSRLPAKAARFPAKEDSVSVIRNLIPPTDVVAAIQEFSPDLVHSLEIQHAGYLCLAAKRWLGTRFPRWLLSNWGSDVFLYRKLPDHAAILKEIACSIDAYLSECRRDVNIVRELGYAGPIQDPLPASGGIDFASVPSLDALPRPSRRRMILVKGYHNWAGRALHVLSAIHLAAAELRHVPIRVNLASTEVKAMIRDIAENDGLDIEAAPHLADHRDAVARLGQARITLGFGISDGISTTLLEAMAVGTFPIQSDTSCACEWIRNGVDGIILPVHQTRDLASALVRASKDDALVDNAAARNRGVVEARWSAARNGPIVAEFYRAILAMTHATAGRGVARQ, from the coding sequence ATGGCCGGCGTAACCTCCCCTGTCGTCCTGGTCGTGGCCTTGCCCGACAGCGTCCATGCCCAGCGCTGGATGAAGATGATGCGCCGGCACGGTTTCCGACTGCTGCTGCTGCCGATCTATGCCGCCGCGGTCGACGATCCCGACGACTGCTGGCGGATCGTGGGCGATCGCGAAGCAGGCGAGACCTTGCTGCCGGGACAGATCGGAATCATCGACCTCGCGGCACTGCGCGCCCGCTCACGCCTGCCGGCGAAGGCGGCTCGGTTTCCGGCGAAGGAAGATTCGGTCAGCGTCATCCGCAACCTGATTCCCCCGACCGACGTCGTCGCCGCCATCCAGGAATTTTCCCCGGACCTGGTCCATTCCTTGGAGATCCAGCATGCAGGCTATCTGTGCCTGGCGGCCAAGCGATGGCTCGGCACCAGGTTTCCGCGATGGCTCCTGTCCAACTGGGGCAGCGATGTGTTCCTCTACCGGAAACTGCCTGACCATGCCGCGATTCTCAAGGAGATCGCCTGCAGCATCGACGCCTATCTGTCCGAATGCCGCCGCGACGTCAACATCGTCCGGGAGCTGGGCTATGCGGGGCCGATCCAGGATCCCCTGCCCGCGTCCGGTGGCATCGATTTCGCGTCGGTCCCCTCGCTCGATGCGCTCCCGCGGCCGTCCCGCCGGCGGATGATCCTGGTCAAGGGCTATCACAATTGGGCCGGTCGCGCGCTCCATGTGCTCTCGGCGATCCATCTCGCGGCGGCAGAGCTTCGGCATGTCCCGATCCGCGTCAACCTGGCCTCGACGGAGGTGAAGGCAATGATCCGGGACATCGCCGAGAACGACGGCCTCGATATCGAGGCCGCGCCCCATCTTGCGGACCATCGCGACGCCGTGGCGCGGCTGGGCCAGGCCCGCATCACGCTCGGTTTCGGCATCTCGGATGGCATCAGCACGACGCTCCTCGAGGCCATGGCCGTGGGCACCTTTCCGATTCAATCCGACACGTCCTGCGCCTGCGAGTGGATTCGCAACGGCGTCGACGGCATCATCCTGCCGGTTCACCAGACCCGGGATCTCGCGAGCGCGCTCGTGCGGGCCTCGAAAGATGACGCTCTGGTCGATAACGCGGCGGCCCGCAACCGCGGCGTCGTGGAGGCCCGCTGGAGCGCCGCCCGGAACGGACCGATCGTCGCCGAGTTCTACCGCGCGATTCTGGCCATGACGCACGCCACTGCCGGGCGCGGGGTCGCCCGACAATGA
- a CDS encoding nucleotidyltransferase family protein, which yields MPSDQPRAQAVVMAGGKGSRLYPYSAVLPKPLMPLGGMPVLELLLRQFRHHQIRDIVLATNHLSHLIQSFFGDGLGLDLRISYSREDRPLGTCGPIAAVLDRMTENFLVSNGDLLTNIDVGRLLAFHNANGADATVATFRRDMKLEFGVLDVAPDKRVIEYREKPEHSYNVSMGLYVLRREAVRNYIPAETHMDMPALLNRLIEVGRPVLSFQEECLWLDIGSPDDYAKAQAIMESKPSTFLPPDRPRS from the coding sequence ATGCCGTCTGACCAGCCCCGCGCCCAGGCCGTCGTGATGGCCGGCGGCAAGGGATCCCGCCTCTACCCCTACAGCGCCGTCCTGCCGAAGCCGCTGATGCCGCTCGGCGGCATGCCCGTGCTCGAGCTGCTGCTGCGTCAGTTCCGGCATCATCAGATCCGCGACATCGTCCTGGCCACCAATCACCTGAGCCATCTGATCCAGTCTTTCTTCGGGGACGGGCTGGGGCTGGATCTGCGCATCAGCTACAGCCGCGAGGACCGGCCGCTGGGCACCTGCGGCCCCATTGCCGCCGTTCTCGACCGGATGACGGAGAATTTCCTGGTCTCGAATGGCGACCTCCTGACCAACATCGATGTCGGCCGCCTTCTCGCCTTCCACAATGCCAACGGCGCCGATGCCACCGTCGCCACCTTCCGCCGCGACATGAAGCTGGAATTCGGCGTCCTCGATGTCGCGCCGGACAAGCGCGTGATCGAATACCGGGAGAAGCCGGAACATTCGTACAATGTCAGCATGGGCCTTTACGTCCTGCGACGGGAGGCGGTTCGGAACTACATCCCCGCGGAGACCCATATGGACATGCCCGCGCTCCTCAACCGGCTGATCGAGGTGGGACGTCCGGTTCTCAGCTTCCAGGAGGAATGCCTCTGGCTGGATATCGGCAGCCCCGACGACTACGCCAAGGCGCAGGCCATCATGGAGAGCAAGCCGTCCACCTTCCTGCCGCCGGATCGACCGCGCTCCTGA